The Maniola hyperantus chromosome 6, iAphHyp1.2, whole genome shotgun sequence sequence GGCATTCCCCAGCACCTCGGGCATGCAAAATGTGGTTCCACAGCAACAAGGACCACAAACTGGTCAGCGCCCAGCACCACGAAGCGGTCAAAAGAGCCGAGCTCGAAAAGTCTTGCCACATGATCGATTTTTAGCAGCTCAATTGGAGAGCAATAATTTAGCAAAAGTAAGATAATCTTTAGAATGGACAAGTGTATTCTGCCTTTATATCCATACTTTGTTGATGGTGTAGCTACAGTCTATTGTGTATTTGTTTGGTTTAAGGCAGCGAACGCATTACGCAAACAAGCAAATGTGTTACGCGAAGCAGCAAATGTTCAACGCGCAGAAGCAAACGCTTTACGACGAGAAGCGGCCATCACAGCACAAAGGCACCTTTCTTACTTGTAAGCATTAATGTATTGTAATTGTAAgggttttttttatcattttaacttttattcacAAAATCTATTGACACATTAAACATTATGCTGAGACACTATGGAAGCCACCGCAGATGCCATGCCGGCGAATGATTGCCGCCTTCTAGCGGCGCGGCGATGTTAGCAAATCTTCGTACAGCAGGTATATATGGTGATACTAGGGCAGCATGATCCACAGCTCGGTCCGCAGCATCCACCACAGGGTCCGCAGGGTCCACATATTTTGGAGAAGGACAAGTACAATCAAATCCTCCAAGTGAttcacatatattattataaaacaaaaataatctaGCAGCCTTATTTTGCAATAGACTGTAAGATTACCGTTGAATATAATCGTCTTTATCGCTCTCTGATACTACTTAAGTATACTCCTTCTCCAAAATGTGTGGACCCTAAGGGATATTTAACAATTACACTGCAGTTTCATGTTTTTACCTAGAAGTGCAatctttttaaatcaattttaacTTTGCTGAGACtcaaaattgagttaaaacgagtgtgagagatctgtctcgttttaactctgtcttaagtctaagcttaAGTcacagtgcgctctatagatctcatcttTAGAAAATAGTTTCTTCCACCCCAATAATAAAGTATCTAAATGTTTGTGTACTTTATAACATTGTGTTTATCTTGTTATAGGATTGCAAAAGACAAAAAAGAAGAAGAGTCCGCCCGTCTCCGCTGCCCTCCTTCctctaattctgagcacaactaaatttagagatttTCCTCTTACTATAATATGTaaagtaatatgaaaaggacaggacagacacagtttgagagcttaatattaattaagagctgtcaaacctcatgATTTTAGCTGCCTGtcacgagcctattgtttaaatttgtagcttgcactaaaatttagtctataaatgtaaaattcatgttccgtcctttttttagcaatattacgaagaaaaatatgcagatacactaaatttagtttcaagaaagacaacagaatcagcgccaataATGTTTTGTATTTAGAAGGACGATTTATGTTACAGGtgttatttaagatttttttaatatttttagtgacAAGTGCAAGCTTACAACAGTTATTAGTTAGTATTAAGtgtaaaaaatgatttaatttgtttagggttccgttggtaCCTCATAAgcaaaaaccggctaagtgcgagtgaGACTCCTATAACAAAATTAACTGTCCCAATTAAGAAAATTAATTGTACCAAGTCCAAAACAACATTTTCAGCTCATATTTATCTACTTCTAAGAAACTGAAATGCATTAAAACTGATTCTTGAGAACTGTCCAAAATAGCCATTTATAAGCCAAATAGaccagccaagtgtgagtcagactcgcgcaccgagggttccgtaagttcaggtattttttcgacattatgcacgataaatcaaaaactattaggtatgcataaaaataaatagaaatctgttttagagtatGCAGGtaaatccttttcatattagtatagttatcttattttgaaaatatacattttaatattttttgtgatgtaaccacccattcactgttttcggatttattactttacttgtgctataagacctacctacttaccaaatttcaagattctaggtcaacgagaagtacggagtaccctataggttttattgacagacacgacggacagaccgacagacaacgaagtgatcctataagggttcctcttgaggtacggaaccctaaaaaactggtcaagtgctagtctaagtcgcacacgaagtgttctgtatcatcgtacaagatataggtacctaacacgTTTAGTTattagaacactgcaagttaatgacggactgcgcaATCTATGTATatatgatttagtaaactacttcattatttttaataaactaatcATAAACAATTGAATCTGACTTTTTACTTACTAACAGGCtgtgattatgatgatgatgatgaataaataaataaaacacaaatttaaaataaaaatgatttttattcaatcaaacttttacaagtactatactgttaaaataaaataaaataacttttacaagtatatttgaaacgtcagatgcatctaccactggttcggaatgcctttcctaccgagaagaaccagcaagaaactcagtggttgctcttttcaaagatttgatatacaatattatgccatgtataagaaaagtatttgcagtcctgcgcgttgctggaacgagctgcaggtcaaatccacgctcttttatcatttagataatcttcaattgtgtaatatgcttttaaaTCTTCatttaattgaaataattaacaATGAGTTGTACCTACGGTGTACCCGTTTGGCTTGGGAGATCTTGGAAGGTGCCTAGGTTTGTCCACCTCACTAGCCTTGTTGTCTCCGTGCTGATACAGAGTCTTCCTCCAATTTTGGACACTgtaaaaagcaaaataaaatattatactaccaGTGAAATCTTTTTAAATCTTCATTCAATTGAAATAATTGGCAATGAGTCGTTCCTGTTTGGCTTGGGAGAATCTTAGAAGGTGCCTAGGTTCTTCCACTCAACTAGGTCTCCATACTGCTCAGCATTTTCAGGATATTCCTCTAATTGTACACTgtaaaaagcaaaataaaatattatactaccagtgatttttttttaaattttcattcaatctaaatatataaaagcaaaaggtgactgactgactggtctatcaacgcacagttcaaactactagacggtttgggctgaaatttggcatgcagacagctattatgacgtaggcattcgctaaggatttttgaaaattccacttctaagggtgtgaaatagatgtttgaaatttgtgtagtccacgcggacgaagtcacgagtataagctagttaaaataattGGCGATGAGTTGCTCCCGTTTGGCTCGGGAGAATCTTAGGAGATGCCTAGGTTCTTCCACTCCAGGCTCATTGTCTCCGTACTGCTCAGCATTTCCTGCAATCACATCTTCCTCCAATGGTACACTGTAAAAACATAACAGCATTACATAAATTAAATACATTACCTTCagttaataacaaaataatgttatgTAGAGATTATTAAAATGCTTACCCAAAATGCTTCATCAAATTATAAATGATGCAGCAAGCATATATAATTTCAGATGCTTTTTCTGGGGAATAGTGCAGAACTCTGTCTATCCCCAGGCATCTTAGGCTACCCTTGAGGTACCCGTTTGTCCTCTCCACTGCATTCCGTACCTGGCAGTGCCAATCCGTGTACCTCTGTTGAGGAGAGTTAGGTTCTGCATGCAGAATTGGGGTCATTAGCCAAGGTTCCAATGGATACCCTGAATCACctgcaataataaaatatcaaaatggctTTATTATTCATGGTTTCAGTGTATATTTGTACTATGTTAATACATAGTGAAAATACAaagtttaataacttaaataatatgttatggTATGTTTATACCATAAcatatttaagttattaaaataatgtaacaatagcctagtggtagttAAGTCTGTAGctctaataatatgtttatagccccgaataatatattttttacttattaaaataattcagCGTCATTATCTAGTTTTTTTACAGTGTCTGAATGTTTTCCTAAATTAATTAAGTGTAAATTGTATGTTGACCTACCCAAGAGGAAATAATTTCCGATTCTTCTGTCATGCAGCCTTTTCATCTCCTCTTGTATAGATGAATGATGCCATATAAAGGCATCATGCACCCTGCCAGGATAGCGCGCATTGACGCTGAGTATTCTACAGTTAGAATCACAGATCTAtaacaataacttcaaaatgaATTGCGAAAAGAACTGTAAACAGTTCCCTTTAGAATATAGAAATACACATAATTCAAATTTCGCAAACCTTCAGTACTCAATTctaaaatttttagggttctgtacttcaaaggaaaaacccttataggagtgcttataggatcactttattttcCATCTATCTGTGTCGTCAGTGTGAAAGTTGtgaagtaatattatttatcacatgaaacaaaagaaataaaaagacaTACCAGTTGTACATTAATGGTGTGTGCATCCTTCCTTCTATTTTTATAATGGGCCCCTTGTGGGCCGGACGGgggaaatatttttatgtggGTACAATCCAGGAGCCCCACTATTCCTGGCACATTGAATTTCGCTTCAAACTCTGAAGCCACACTCCTCCGGCTTGGTTCAGAGCCAGGAAAATGAACCCACTCAGCCAAAAGTCTgaaatttgtaggtaggtaggtacataggtatattttatgtaGACAAACActagaagtaggtatatatttttttgaaaacaatttAAACGTAAATGATTTTACCTTCTATAAATAGAAGTCAGAAATTGTCCAAGAAAACTGCTTACAGTAGTTTGGGCCTGGCACATTGTGTGGTCTTGCCCAACTTGCCTCTGGTACCCTCCATTGGCAAGAAATTGGATGGAGCACAGTACCTACAATACCATTATTCTTTAGGATCAGTACATTAACTCGAAATCCTCTCTAAGACACAgtcattaatttaataattatattaatttaaacagGAAGTAAtgaaatttgaatttcaatAACCATTTCCAAGAAATCAATTAGCTCACAGGGCGTTTTTTTTTGCAGAAGTTCTCAATAACAACaactattatttacatttttgttcaCATCTGTGTAGGTACAAAATGTTTCTTGCTTTGTTGAAAGTGTCATTCATTACTCATCAAcaagcgtggactacacaaatttcaaccccctattccatccccttaggggttgtattttcaaaagtcctttcttagcggatgcctatgtcataatagctatctgcacgccaaatttctgtctgatccgtccagtagtgtcagctgtgcgttgatagatcagtcagccagtcagtcaccttttcctttatatatttagaagacttatCTTGTGTTGTCTACATAGAACATTGATTtgcttttttgtttaaataggATAATTAAAAACCCCTTGTCACAAAGTCTTCGATAGGTAGTCAAAGGTTCATTACCTCGTTAAGTAACCTTTCCCTTGAACATCGAGTCAAAGAGGCTCCATTGTTTattgataaaactagcttatgctcgcgacttcatccgcgtggactacacaaattttaaacccctatttcacccccttaggggttgatttttcaaaaatcctttcttagcagatgcctacgccataatagctatctgcatgcaaaatttcagcctgatccgtccagtagtttgagctgtgctttgatagatcagtcagtcagtcagtcaccttttccttttatatatttagattactattTTTTCAGTAAGTACTTCTTAGACACATAACTCCGAGCGGTAGGTAGGCATTTTCACTAACCTTGAGATGAACAGGCAGGCCGTCACTGGTTTGAGGCTCCAAATCCTCGGAAAGTCTCCCTACAATATAATGAGCCATCGGCTTGGAGATCCGCCAAAGCGATTGAAACTCTCTATCGCCTAAATCAAATGGATCACACACATCCCTAATTCGTCTGCGCTGGATTTTGCGCGCCTCTCGCTCTTCGTATAACGATATcaagtaattataaaaattaaccgCCATCGCAATTCCGTTAATCTATTGAAGACAAGTGATCTCGTCCACAAGAAACGACACCGACAATTATCGCTATTTTAAATGTCAAAAGTCGAGAAAATTAGGTTGGCATGTTAGCGCTCGTAGACAAAAATACCACAGATAAGTAAAAATTCACTTTATCTCTACTTGAGACGTCACGAGGCGAATGACGTTTGCAACCATGTTAGCTTCGGTAGACATGGAGAGATAAGACGacaaaatgcgtagacaaaattttctcgtagGCCTCATGTTAGCCCtacaggtctgagaagagcccacaacaaactcagatcaatatactatgtatattgtatagtgcCCGCCTTAGGCATTGCCCCCGCggcacctatctacgcaacATTCGTTGTCCTCTAGCGTCAATCTGGTGTTTTGTTAGCAATACAATggggtcgattctcttgtacacaatctctaaactaaactaataaaataaataaataaataaaatagcctttattcactgatacactagttttacatcttatattactGACTAAacgtattactaatttcttatttcctattatttaattatcctatcctacatagtttattctaaaaaaaattagtaacaccagcagtttacagttcaggttgtcctctttggacataggcctcctctagacttctccattttttcctatCTAATGCTAGTCCGCGCCAACCCTTTGGCAAAACCCTTTGGTGGGGTCTGACAAAAGCTCACAATCAAAAAATAAAGGTATGCCAACAAGGGATAGAGAGAAGCATGCTGCACATCAAACTGAAAGACAAATGGAGACTGACCAAAATTAGAAAGATCACAGGTGTGACAGATGTCTCAAGAAGAATCAAGAAACTTAAATGGCGTTGGGCTGGCCATGTGATCAGATCCCCAAAGGATAAATGGACCAAAGAGGTCACTTACTGGTACCCCAGAGATGGGAAGAGAGCGAGAGGACGGCCACAGAGGAGATGGGAGGATGACCtgccaaactaaactaaaacaggtctaaatctagtgctctggctgatgtccgcgacttcgtccgcgtggaattaggttttttaaaaatcccgtgggaactctttgattttccgggatgaaaagtagcctatgtcactctccaggtccttatctatacccatgctaaaaatcacgtcaatccgttgcaccgttgcgacgtgattgaaggacaaaccaacaaaccaacaaacaaatacactttgcatttataataagggtatactgatagaataaattataaatttccaaatgtGAAACTATAAAGGTTTTATTTACAATccgtttactaaaagaatgGATCTGGCAtcgattttaaaattaaaaaaattaaaaactcaacaagtgaCAGAGAAAAATTCGTAGTACGTGAATATTCgcatctttgtcactgatacCACGTACCAcaaatttttgtctgccacttgttgaattttaatgtttttttaaatttttaatcgacgccaggtcTATTATTTTAGTACACGGGTTGTAAATAAAACCTTTATAGTAATTAGTTTCacatttgggaatttataatttattctatcagaacccttattataaatgcgaaagtgtgtttgtttgttggtttattggtttgttggtttgtccttcaatcacgtcgcaacggtgcaacggattgacgttagTACAACTCTTTTAGTAAAAGGGTTGTACTAAGGAATCCTAAAATAATGCCaaacaatttagttttaatACGTTTCGTTAGATTNNNNNNNNNNNNNNNNNNNNNNNNNNNNNNNNNNNNNNNNNNNNNNNNNNNNNNNNNNNNNNNNNNNNNNNNNNNNNNNNNNNNNNNNNNNNNNNNNNNNNNNNNNNNNNNNNNNNNNNNNNNNNNNNNNNNNNNNNNNNNNNNNNNNNNNNNNNNNNNNNNNNNNNNNNNNNNNNNNNNNNNNNNNNNNNNNNNNNNNNCACTCATCTTTACAACATTACACTTGCTTCACCGGTTAGTCAATTGAAACGAAACTCACAAATGCGTGTCAGGTTATATTCAGGGAAGGTTACGGAGTTCTCCACGGCGAAAGCTTTCTGTTGTACCTAACCCATAATCAATGTTGCTCTGTCACATGATTTTGATTTTAGCTCGTGATTTTCGATTGTTgtgtgatttattttttatttttgtgtgatttcaCACTAAGTGCTGAAGAATTTATTgcattttaaactattttttttccgtaatttaaaaataactaacaaTAATGCATATGGTCATTACCTATTAGGCTTAAGGAACTTCATTATAACGAGATTGTTATGTAACTACAAATAAACCTTGCCGCCAACGCACGCACCATATTAGTCGATTTtccttttaaactaaacgacAGCGAGACGAGAGCGATGCGATATATATTATACAACTGTCATGATAATTATGTAGGCTTAGTAAGAATTTGCACAAATTATCCTGACTACGTTGATAGATCGagttataaaaactaaaacctcTAAGTAAAATAGAACTATAGTGCCTTATTTTATCTttgaaaaagattttttgtCCAAAAGAGGAACGCAGTCCTATACTTCTCGAAGTTCAGCAACGCAATCCTAAACACTACCGGACTCAACAACCTCTATGTAGTATTAATACAGTACTCATCAGGATGGATTCCGTACAAAAGTTTTGCGGGCTGTGAAATATCTCTTCTAGTACTAATTTAGATCAATAACCGGAACCACACTTTTGAAACCTATAATATCTTCCCGTAGCGTGTTGCTCAATGGTCATGGCCTGACATAATATACAGGATAGGAGAAAATATGGCAGTTTATTAACGTGCAAATTGCTCTAATAAAAGCCAAGTTCGTTTGCCCGCAGTGGTATTCCATCGAAATCGTTATTAGTAAATACTTCGCGTTCAATTGAGAACTGTGATTCACTCGCGTTTATACATTTAGGTATTAGTTTACAGTTTTATGACTTCGATCGCCtacgcaatttaaaaaaaaatatctgcaCAAATCCAAGTAACATAAATTACAAACTGGCTAAGCGCTGGTGTAAACTTTTCGATCCTAAATTCGATACCTACCTGTTTAGCTTTTTATGCATAGCGACTTGTATGACATGAAACCGAAACATATAAGACCAGTAGGTGCAGCAACAGGAAGTTTCGCTTGATGCATAATCTGTATacaatatatctatctatatacaactagctgacccggcgaacttcgtaccgcctaacagtcgattctttttcaggcaatttttaaatttttctctccgtaagaaccatcctcgtacttcaaggagtattataaaaaagaattagcgaaatcggttcagctcgagatttgcgatcagcaacacattcagcgattcatttttatatatagagatatatctatataaaaaggaaaaactagacggatcaggctgaaattttgtatgcagatagctaaaaaaaaaactttctcgAAAAACCGCTCCCAAAAAACCATTGACTAAAAGCAGCGAAAGTAATTCCAACTGATACAATGGATACAGCTATTTTCCCACGCCCAGAGTAAACAAATAGTAATTGGTTTTCGCTTTCGTTTCACCTTTCATCCCATACGCACGCACAAAAACTCAATTAAGTTGAGGACAAACGTTCTAAATGCGATttctatgctaatattatattttacttaaccTTTCAAAGAAGAAACGTTGCACTGTACATACCTATATTtagcttataatatttttgtctaaatacgtattttgtaaaatcgaaATTGATGTACAATGTATACCCATCACGATAAAACAATTGAACGAATTCAAATGGAACTTTTGCTTATTAAAAAGCACatagtttatcatcatcatcaaccgatagacgtccacagccggacataggcctcttgtagggtcttccaTACGGTAGCATATAGTTACGACTTATATAATGTGCTAAGATTTATATGAGTAGCTGTAGGTGCCATactaagtataagtcccgcgaattgctattgcgctagaaccatgtctcattaacatcgaaatgacgtcattttgacgtcagccgaaataaaaatataccatcagctcgaaacttcagtctagtgctgacgtcactaaaatgggggccacgcgcattagcaacttGCGGGAATTATAGAACTCGAGATATAAAGGCTAGTTTCTAATTTAGTGCGGGAAAAGCCAAAGGCAATATCTGGCTTAATGTGAACAGATGTAGACCTACCGATATTACCACAGATATATATTCTGGGTAATATCGGTAGATATATATTCTgggcgtggccccctcagtccctctcgctcaagcagattttcttacttgtgaaatgtcattccttctacacttcacgctgtttgccaaatactcacgtacaaatacattttggcaaacaaaaaaaagtggccacggtgataaggacaaaacataatcattttgtcacgttctaacaagagcttaaatgcatttagctatctcgctctaacagtaagtgtcacaatagggctacttctaacagtccttgttcCGAGGATATTACAATACATGTCGGTGTGTATAGACCATAGATTGGCTCTGATTCTAGAGCAGTAGCTTTACACATTGTCTATCCTTATTCTGTGATATCCTCTCATGTATGATGTAatgttaatcatcatcatcatgatcacccatAACTggctcactagtcactacagaggacgggtgtcctctcagtgtgagaagggtttggacaTAGTCCACCGCGCTGACTAAGTGTAcctagattggcagacttcacacacctttgagaacattatgaagaactcacaggcatgtaGATTTCGTTCACTGCTAAAgcatctccgaaaagttagaggtgcatgcccgggatcgaacccccgacttcccgaataggaggtggacgtcgtaaccactaggctatcacggcttttattaatatttatattttgatcataatatgtatatacatatgttattttcatatttactattttcatccatatccatactaatattaaaaattgtgtctgtctgtctgtctgtctgctagcttttcacggctcagccgttcaaccgattttgacgaaatttggtacagagatagctttcgtcccggggaaggacataggccactttttatcccggaaaattaaagagttcccacgggattttcaaaagcctaaatccacgcggacgatgtcgcgggcatcatctagtattgcaTATATGAAATGCAAAAGTGCAAAACAGTGATTCATAATTTAAGATAAACGTATCTCATGTTATTAAAACATAAGtactttatatattataataatatagtagagTTCGTGATTGATTACACAATACGACAGCTACTCGTGTTTGGTAATATCACTTATCTCAAACGCGATAACCCAATTCAGATTTATCACGTACATGCATAAtactacccacattataaatgcgaaattgtgtttgtttgttggtttgtccttcaatcacgccgcgacggagcaacggatcgacacgattctttgcatggatataatggAATAAattcatgcggatgaagtcgcgggtatcggctagtataaaataaatacagatATCCTTCTTTATAATATGTTATAGGACGattgattttattcaaatttttgaCCTTCTTGAATCTTGAATTATTTATAGCTTTCGACTCGTTccgaaaaataaacaatttaaactGGATTTTGTAATAATCTCTATTCTATGTCGATTCCCGACGGTAGGTAACTATTCGAATACGAAAttagtaaaaagtttacttaaatttagtgcctcctataggtatgtatatggACTAatagccagcgcatgccagaccttcgttattttgtaaaagctgcaagtttctctgcgcacTGTCCCCAACAATGGATGGCACGTTtgcttggatgtttgtttggatcatggtggctttgggagatagcaggtaatcaaggtaattttttatattttcttcggaataattttggaaattacgtcatgtattgccagacatTTAGTGTTGTGGGAACCCCTTGCCAGACgctcttaaaatttaaaagtttaagggatgcttagtgtctggcaatgcatgacgtgatttctaatactattctgaagaaaatgtaaagaaatataaaagctaaaagtttctctgtgtgTTGTCCCCAACAACACTGggatatcaaataatgtagtaattaccctcctacgtttgtatgaagaaagcaccgcaCTGAGCCCACTTAAGAACGGCAATCCCCAACAAAAATCGTATTCCATAAAGCTGTCAAACTGAACATGCCATCAAAAAATTCTTATTTGGAATGGTCAAACAAGTGGGCTTGTACCACGGAATTGGATGTCGAACGTACTCGCATCTTTCTGCACATAGAGATCGTTGTTTCTAGCTATccttatattataatgatattaaATACTTACGTAGTAAAaccttgaaaattttaattcacAGTTGAATAAACAGAATATGAAAGAAAACGGCACCTCAAAGAAAGTAAACACTTATTATAAGTCAACAAAGTTTTTCGACAAACGGCATGAACATGACATGCAAATGTATAATTAATAGATCACGGTGATATAACGGTCAATGCTCAACGTCCTCAACCCAAATATTTAAGACCGCTGTCCTACCAATCGATTTGCTTTCTTTTCTATTCGATTCAAACCAATTACGAAAGCCAATAACAAACGGAAGAGTGAAAGCATCGAATCAGATTTTGCAATAATAATCAACAATCGCTTTCTTTTTGTAACttacctttgttacctgttgcTTTATTCACGATCACCGTTATCGGATTGAAACAAACCCCGACTGAATGACGCCTTGATAACATCGCAAACGCCAAAGTGCTTACGAAATACGAAcacatttttcattttaacagtGGCTTTTCTTTGGTTGTCGTGACTTCACACAAATTGTATTcgattttttgcatagaatTCTTAATGAGAGCAGGGCTACTCCGAATTTTTTGTTCTAAGATGGATCAATAGAATGAATGATTTTATTTGAAGGCTCTACTTTAAACTTTTCGTGTGTTTATGTTAATCCAACATCAAATAATAAAGCTTACATCAGACAGAATGATTACATGACGCGAGACcttgttttcaattttcttccTCAGTACTTTTACTGGTTTTACAAACGAATACATTAATTTCTAATTAGCATATTATTTCCATAGTTTCCATATTACAAGCACCCGTATAAGTATTCGGGTAGAAATGTTCACTATAATTATTGCAGCCCCGTCATCCGTAATAGCAGAGTGCATTGGGGTCACGACCGTGTACATGACGGTCAAACGAGTAATCCAAGTTTTAACAACAGATTATGAATATAAAAGAATTAAGGCCGGCCATAATTTTGTGCTTATATGGTCTAATAGTGTAATCCAACTTGAGTAATTGGCTAAATCTCTTATTTTTATCTG is a genomic window containing:
- the LOC138402508 gene encoding uncharacterized protein isoform X2, which gives rise to MAGHPAFAAGDYRTPLGASSCNSQWEKLKRELDELGPQRSVEQWKIFTQETTTPLPALGQLQAEHALEPVAFPSTSGMQNVVPQQQGPQTGQRPAPRSGQKSRARKVLPHDRFLAAQLESNNLAKAANALRKQANVLREAANVQRAEANALRREAAITAQRHLSYLIAKDKKEEESARLRCPPSSNSEHN
- the LOC138402507 gene encoding putative nuclease HARBI1 — encoded protein: MAVNFYNYLISLYEEREARKIQRRRIRDVCDPFDLGDREFQSLWRISKPMAHYIVGRLSEDLEPQTSDGLPVHLKVLCSIQFLANGGYQRQVGQDHTMCQAQTTVSSFLGQFLTSIYRRLLAEWVHFPGSEPSRRSVASEFEAKFNVPGIVGLLDCTHIKIFPPSGPQGAHYKNRRKDAHTINVQLICDSNCRILSVNARYPGRVHDAFIWHHSSIQEEMKRLHDRRIGNYFLLGDSGYPLEPWLMTPILHAEPNSPQQRYTDWHCQVRNAVERTNGYLKGSLRCLGIDRVLHYSPEKASEIIYACCIIYNLMKHFGVPLEEDVIAGNAEQYGDNEPGVEEPRHLLRFSRAKREQLIANYFN
- the LOC138402508 gene encoding uncharacterized protein isoform X1, with the translated sequence MNVLKMENNKKFIRSNKAQIAYLCQFMAGHPAFAAGDYRTPLGASSCNSQWEKLKRELDELGPQRSVEQWKIFTQETTTPLPALGQLQAEHALEPVAFPSTSGMQNVVPQQQGPQTGQRPAPRSGQKSRARKVLPHDRFLAAQLESNNLAKAANALRKQANVLREAANVQRAEANALRREAAITAQRHLSYLIAKDKKEEESARLRCPPSSNSEHN